In Selenomonas dianae, a genomic segment contains:
- a CDS encoding YicC/YloC family endoribonuclease, producing the protein MSAPRRSMTGYGAGTAETADYCVTVEIKAVNQRFLEIAPHMPRAFGAWENDLRDLIRTRVARGKLDVYVNFEDRSEKQYDVHVNEGLARAYYTALGRVAHTVDAPLTGGVQMAAAYEGVISVREQTDIAGARAVFLDAAAQALTALDAMRLAEGAHIARDFEKRLARLEEQRAQVKAIAPQIVADYRAHLAEVLAEFKEVTPDETRLVQEAALYADRVNITEELVRLASHFAQFRAILAEAEPVGRRLDFLLQEINRETNTIGSKASNAAAQQIVVAMKNEVEKLREQVQNLE; encoded by the coding sequence ATGAGTGCGCCGCGCAGGAGCATGACGGGCTATGGCGCGGGGACGGCTGAAACGGCGGACTACTGTGTCACGGTTGAGATCAAGGCGGTGAATCAGAGGTTTCTTGAGATTGCGCCGCATATGCCGCGTGCGTTCGGCGCGTGGGAGAATGATCTGCGCGACCTGATCCGCACGCGCGTTGCACGCGGCAAGCTCGATGTCTATGTGAACTTTGAGGATCGCAGCGAAAAGCAGTACGATGTCCACGTCAACGAGGGTTTGGCGCGTGCGTATTACACGGCACTCGGCAGGGTCGCGCATACGGTGGATGCGCCGCTGACGGGCGGCGTTCAGATGGCGGCGGCGTACGAGGGCGTGATCTCCGTGCGGGAGCAGACGGACATCGCGGGGGCGCGTGCGGTCTTTCTGGATGCGGCGGCGCAGGCACTCACCGCACTCGATGCGATGCGGCTTGCCGAGGGCGCACATATCGCGCGTGACTTTGAGAAGCGGCTTGCACGGCTTGAGGAGCAGCGTGCGCAGGTGAAGGCGATTGCACCGCAGATCGTGGCGGACTACCGTGCGCACCTCGCGGAGGTGCTTGCGGAGTTCAAGGAGGTCACGCCCGATGAGACGCGCCTTGTGCAGGAGGCGGCACTCTATGCCGACCGCGTGAACATCACGGAGGAACTCGTGCGGCTCGCAAGCCATTTTGCCCAGTTCCGCGCGATTCTTGCGGAGGCGGAGCCCGTCGGACGGCGGCTCGACTTCCTTTTGCAGGAAATCAACCGTGAGACGAACACCATCGGATCAAAGGCGAGCAATGCCGCCGCACAGCAGATTGTTGTCGCGATGAAGAACGAGGTTGAGAAGCTGCGCGAGCAGGTTCAGAATTTGGAGTGA
- a CDS encoding DUF370 domain-containing protein has product METVSIGFGDIVLAGRMVAIVAPSSMSVKRMVQDARDAGRLIDATYKRRTRAVIVLDSGHIVLSALLPETIAGRMTSAKEAAE; this is encoded by the coding sequence ATGGAGACGGTCAGTATCGGGTTCGGCGACATCGTTCTCGCGGGGCGCATGGTCGCCATCGTCGCACCAAGTTCCATGTCCGTCAAGCGTATGGTGCAGGATGCGCGGGATGCGGGACGGCTCATCGATGCGACGTATAAGCGGCGGACGCGTGCCGTCATCGTACTGGACAGCGGTCACATTGTACTCTCGGCACTTTTGCCGGAGACGATTGCGGGGCGCATGACGAGCGCAAAGGAGGCAGCAGAGTGA
- the rpoZ gene encoding DNA-directed RNA polymerase subunit omega, whose product MKTNVEIGMVNPSTDELLTKVDSRYGVVVLAAKRARQLLEGDPVKSERARSTKNVTNAFEEIAEGKISYDLCTESV is encoded by the coding sequence ATGAAAACGAATGTGGAAATCGGTATGGTCAATCCGTCGACGGATGAGCTGCTGACGAAGGTGGACAGCCGCTATGGTGTGGTGGTGCTCGCGGCGAAGCGTGCACGCCAGCTGCTGGAGGGAGATCCCGTGAAGTCCGAGCGTGCGCGTTCGACGAAGAATGTCACGAATGCGTTTGAGGAGATCGCGGAGGGCAAGATCAGCTATGACCTCTGCACAGAGAGTGTCTGA
- the rpsK gene encoding 30S ribosomal protein S11 — MAVKKTTRSKKKVRKNIESGVAHISSTFNNTIVTLTDKSGNALSWASAGGLGFRGSRKSTPFAAQMAAETAAKAAMEHGLKSVEVYVKGPGAGREAAIRSLQATGLEVNMIKDVTPIPHNGCRPPKRRRV; from the coding sequence GTGGCTGTTAAGAAAACAACACGTTCCAAGAAAAAAGTTCGCAAGAACATAGAGTCGGGCGTTGCACACATCAGCTCGACATTCAACAACACGATTGTCACGCTCACCGATAAGAGCGGCAATGCCCTCTCGTGGGCGAGCGCCGGCGGTCTCGGCTTCCGTGGTTCGCGCAAGAGCACGCCGTTTGCGGCACAGATGGCTGCAGAGACGGCTGCAAAGGCTGCGATGGAGCACGGTCTGAAGTCCGTCGAAGTCTATGTCAAGGGTCCGGGTGCAGGTCGTGAGGCGGCAATCCGCTCACTGCAGGCGACGGGTCTCGAAGTCAACATGATCAAAGACGTGACCCCCATCCCGCACAACGGATGCCGTCCGCCGAAGCGTCGCCGCGTCTAA
- a CDS encoding Rpn family recombination-promoting nuclease/putative transposase — protein sequence MRTRDFNALNDLLFKFVFGHEERKAVTLSFINATLQLEGENAFVDLHFADRALEPEEAEGKTSVLDLLCVTNDETQVNIEVQVQNRQNMAQRSLYYWAKLYQSSLRKSKAYDTLRRTVTINLLAYSFLPQKGFHNVYGLYDSAKSHRLTDDIELHFLELPKVRRQDLQNMRCLDKWMAFLNNKLSNEEMEELAMSEAAIGTAWDAIDDYLQDMSRRRRYEAREKYEHDYVSDMKGSREEGRKEGRKEGRKEGLRLGAQRTALNLLRMNLPMETVITASELSEEDVRALAREHGITVQ from the coding sequence ATGCGTACGAGAGATTTTAACGCACTCAATGACCTGCTCTTCAAGTTTGTCTTTGGGCATGAGGAACGAAAGGCGGTTACGCTTTCCTTTATCAATGCGACGCTCCAACTGGAAGGGGAGAATGCGTTTGTTGATCTGCACTTTGCCGATCGTGCACTTGAGCCCGAGGAGGCAGAGGGGAAGACTTCTGTGCTTGATTTGCTCTGTGTTACAAATGATGAGACACAGGTCAACATCGAGGTTCAGGTGCAGAATCGTCAGAACATGGCACAGCGCAGTCTGTACTATTGGGCAAAGCTGTATCAATCGTCTTTGCGCAAGAGTAAGGCATACGATACACTCCGAAGAACAGTGACGATCAATTTGCTTGCGTATTCTTTTCTTCCGCAGAAGGGCTTTCACAACGTATACGGTCTCTACGATTCGGCAAAGTCGCATCGTCTGACGGATGATATTGAACTGCATTTTTTGGAGCTGCCGAAGGTGCGGAGGCAGGATTTACAAAATATGCGGTGTCTCGATAAGTGGATGGCATTTTTGAATAACAAGCTGAGTAATGAGGAAATGGAGGAACTTGCGATGAGTGAAGCAGCCATTGGGACGGCATGGGATGCAATCGACGATTACTTGCAGGATATGAGTCGTCGTCGCAGATATGAGGCACGGGAGAAATATGAGCATGATTATGTGTCAGACATGAAAGGATCGCGTGAGGAAGGGCGAAAAGAAGGACGAAAAGAAGGACGTAAGGAAGGGCTTCGTCTTGGCGCACAGCGTACTGCACTCAATCTCTTGCGCATGAATTTGCCGATGGAAACCGTTATCACAGCCTCGGAGCTTTCGGAGGAGGACGTACGGGCACTCGCACGGGAGCACGGCATAACGGTTCAGTAA
- the gmk gene encoding guanylate kinase, whose amino-acid sequence MKKGLLIVISGASGTGKGTVCKELLARERGLAYSVSATSRAPRAGEQDGREYYFRTRAEFEKMIAAGEFLEYADVYGNYYGTPLASIEARRAVGEDILLEIDTQGALNVMERCPDGTFIFLLPPSLEELRRRITGRGTESEESLARRLAAARDEIRLGKRYRYAVLNDTVEAATDRIQTILAAERLRADMDPAQFEI is encoded by the coding sequence GTGAAAAAGGGGCTTCTCATTGTAATTTCGGGTGCATCGGGGACGGGAAAAGGGACGGTCTGCAAGGAACTGCTCGCACGCGAACGGGGGCTTGCCTACTCTGTTTCCGCGACCTCCCGCGCACCGCGTGCGGGGGAGCAGGACGGACGTGAATACTATTTTCGCACGCGTGCAGAGTTTGAGAAAATGATTGCGGCGGGCGAGTTCCTTGAGTATGCGGATGTGTACGGCAACTACTACGGTACGCCGCTCGCGTCGATTGAGGCGCGGCGTGCGGTGGGCGAGGACATCCTGCTCGAAATCGACACGCAGGGCGCATTGAATGTGATGGAGCGCTGCCCCGACGGGACGTTCATCTTTCTCCTGCCGCCCTCGCTTGAGGAACTGCGCCGTCGCATCACAGGGCGCGGGACGGAGTCGGAGGAGAGCCTTGCGCGTCGCCTTGCGGCGGCACGCGATGAGATTCGGCTCGGAAAGCGTTACCGCTACGCCGTGCTCAACGATACGGTGGAGGCTGCGACGGATCGGATTCAGACGATTCTCGCGGCGGAGCGTCTGCGTGCGGATATGGATCCGGCGCAGTTTGAAATTTGA
- the coaBC gene encoding bifunctional phosphopantothenoylcysteine decarboxylase/phosphopantothenate--cysteine ligase CoaBC, producing the protein MGALAGRRIVLGVTGGIAAYKAVEVASRLKKAGADVRVVMTRAATSFVTPLTFREITGQPVAETMWGEPQHHVAHIALAAFAELVLVAPATANFIAKAAAGMADDMLTTFVLATRAPLIIAPAMNTGMWENSVTQENVRRLTERGATIIPPAVGQLACGTTGAGRLPEPVEVVRVVENHFAHGQSLAGRRILVTAAGTEEALDPVRFLGNRSTGRMGFAVAAEAARRGAEVILVAGPTPLATPTGVRRVDVRSARDMHAAVRAEYDGVDAVIKAAAVADYRPAEMAEHKIKKSDGELTLKLTRNPDILYELGQQKKHQILVGFAAETQNVAEYARGKLAKKNLDFIVANNVAEQDAGFGVPTNHVQIFYADGRAEDHPLMAKAALAGVILDRLEETFQKRG; encoded by the coding sequence GTGGGCGCACTCGCGGGGCGGCGCATCGTCCTTGGTGTGACGGGCGGCATCGCCGCATACAAGGCGGTGGAGGTCGCAAGCCGTCTCAAAAAGGCGGGCGCAGATGTGCGCGTCGTCATGACGCGTGCAGCGACCTCCTTTGTCACGCCGCTCACGTTTCGCGAGATCACGGGACAGCCCGTCGCGGAGACAATGTGGGGGGAGCCGCAGCATCATGTCGCGCACATTGCACTCGCGGCGTTCGCGGAGCTCGTTCTGGTCGCGCCTGCAACGGCGAATTTTATTGCAAAGGCGGCGGCAGGGATGGCGGATGATATGCTGACGACGTTTGTCCTCGCGACGCGTGCGCCGCTCATCATTGCGCCCGCGATGAATACGGGCATGTGGGAGAATTCCGTCACGCAGGAAAATGTACGTCGCTTGACAGAGCGCGGCGCGACGATCATCCCGCCCGCCGTGGGACAGCTCGCGTGTGGCACAACGGGGGCGGGACGTCTGCCCGAGCCCGTGGAGGTTGTGCGTGTCGTCGAGAACCATTTCGCGCATGGGCAAAGCCTTGCAGGGCGGCGCATCCTCGTGACGGCGGCGGGGACGGAGGAGGCACTCGACCCCGTGCGCTTCCTCGGCAACCGCTCGACGGGGCGCATGGGCTTCGCCGTCGCCGCCGAGGCGGCGCGGCGCGGCGCGGAGGTGATTCTCGTCGCAGGACCGACACCGCTCGCAACACCGACGGGCGTGCGGCGTGTGGATGTGCGGAGTGCGCGTGATATGCACGCGGCGGTACGCGCGGAGTATGACGGCGTGGATGCGGTCATCAAGGCGGCGGCGGTGGCGGACTATCGTCCCGCAGAGATGGCAGAACACAAAATCAAGAAATCGGACGGCGAACTCACGCTCAAGCTCACGCGTAACCCCGACATCCTCTATGAGCTCGGACAACAAAAGAAACATCAGATCCTCGTCGGCTTTGCGGCGGAGACCCAGAACGTCGCGGAATATGCACGCGGGAAACTCGCGAAGAAGAACCTCGACTTTATTGTCGCGAATAATGTCGCGGAGCAGGATGCGGGGTTCGGCGTGCCGACGAATCATGTGCAGATTTTCTATGCGGACGGACGCGCGGAGGATCATCCGCTCATGGCAAAGGCGGCGCTTGCGGGCGTGATTCTCGACAGGTTGGAAGAGACGTTTCAGAAGCGGGGATGA
- a CDS encoding Rqc2 family fibronectin-binding protein: MSLDGFSMSALVRELADTLTGGRIDKINQPNKQSIVLSVRQPGQNRLLYINTNASNPSAHLIENAPENPAEPPTFVMLLRKQLETGRIAAVRQEGRDRIIHLDIDVIAGGGRITTRTLTLELIGKYSNIILHEDGIITEALRRIGENTSRVRTVFKGIPYTLPPAQDKHDLFTADIADIITRIQSDNDAKLFQALIGAVLGFGPVSAKEVCFLAGLTPNIAVSKLDAADFAAVSDALTELRAWMERPAPSMRLDENGKVTAMAAFPLSDLPKTTRISYPTLSALMIDADKRLGSYVIPDRERFRRLVRTELARAREKYEKLGAEITAAENAEEQKICADNLMTYQYQYSDHADDEITVPNIYSENGETITIPLDRRIGIIANMQAYYKKYDKLKRAQQLLAVQQEHCMANIRHLESIETSLDSSTRLAEIAEIQDELITSGYLHEKLPKRSKDRRAHPFSFTAPDGTTILVGKNNAQNDALTFKTAAPTDIWLHVRDIPGSHVILRTNGDASTEQALHLAAQIAAHFSKARGSSNVPVDYTAVRFVKKPSGAVPGFVRFINEKTLFVTEDEEELAPILAQDPNVG, from the coding sequence ATGAGCCTTGACGGCTTCTCCATGTCCGCCCTCGTGCGTGAACTCGCAGACACACTCACGGGCGGGCGCATCGATAAAATCAACCAGCCGAATAAGCAGTCCATCGTTCTCTCCGTGCGTCAGCCGGGACAAAACCGCCTTCTCTACATCAACACCAACGCAAGCAACCCATCCGCACATCTCATCGAAAACGCCCCCGAGAATCCCGCCGAGCCGCCGACCTTCGTCATGCTCCTCCGAAAACAGCTCGAAACGGGACGCATTGCCGCCGTACGGCAGGAGGGACGCGACCGCATCATCCATCTCGACATCGACGTGATCGCGGGCGGCGGGCGCATCACAACGCGCACCCTCACCCTCGAACTCATCGGCAAATACAGCAACATCATCCTCCACGAGGACGGCATTATCACCGAGGCACTGCGCCGCATCGGCGAGAACACGAGCCGCGTACGCACCGTGTTCAAGGGCATCCCCTACACCCTACCGCCCGCGCAGGACAAACACGATCTCTTTACGGCAGACATCGCAGACATTATCACACGCATACAGTCGGACAACGACGCAAAACTCTTTCAGGCACTCATTGGCGCTGTCCTCGGCTTTGGGCCTGTGTCGGCGAAAGAGGTCTGTTTCCTTGCAGGTCTTACGCCGAACATTGCCGTCTCCAAACTGGATGCGGCGGACTTTGCGGCAGTTTCCGACGCACTCACGGAACTTCGCGCATGGATGGAGCGCCCTGCTCCCTCCATGCGTCTGGACGAAAACGGCAAGGTGACCGCGATGGCAGCATTCCCCCTCAGTGACCTTCCCAAAACCACACGCATCTCCTATCCCACGCTTAGCGCACTGATGATCGACGCAGACAAACGGCTCGGCAGCTATGTCATTCCCGACCGCGAACGCTTTCGTCGCCTCGTACGTACCGAACTCGCGCGCGCACGTGAGAAATACGAGAAACTTGGCGCAGAGATCACGGCGGCTGAGAATGCCGAGGAACAGAAGATCTGTGCCGACAATCTGATGACCTATCAGTATCAGTACAGCGACCATGCTGACGATGAGATCACCGTCCCGAACATCTACAGCGAAAACGGCGAAACGATCACGATTCCACTCGACCGACGCATCGGCATCATTGCGAATATGCAGGCGTACTATAAGAAATATGACAAGCTGAAGCGTGCGCAGCAGCTGCTCGCCGTCCAACAGGAGCACTGCATGGCGAACATCCGCCACCTTGAGAGCATCGAGACATCGCTCGACTCCTCCACGCGTCTTGCCGAGATTGCAGAGATACAGGATGAGCTGATTACTTCGGGCTACCTCCACGAAAAACTGCCAAAGCGCAGCAAGGATCGCCGTGCGCATCCGTTCTCCTTTACCGCTCCCGATGGCACAACGATCTTGGTGGGCAAGAATAACGCACAGAATGACGCGCTTACCTTCAAGACCGCCGCACCGACGGACATCTGGCTGCACGTCCGCGACATCCCCGGCTCGCACGTTATTCTGCGGACAAACGGAGATGCGTCGACGGAACAGGCACTCCACCTCGCCGCTCAGATTGCCGCACATTTCAGCAAGGCACGCGGTTCCTCGAACGTCCCCGTCGACTACACCGCCGTCCGCTTTGTCAAGAAACCCTCGGGAGCTGTCCCCGGCTTCGTCCGCTTTATCAATGAAAAGACGCTGTTTGTCACCGAGGATGAGGAGGAACTTGCGCCGATACTTGCGCAAGATCCGAACGTTGGATAA
- a CDS encoding DNA-directed RNA polymerase subunit alpha produces the protein MTDIEKPKIEIAEISEDGRYGRFICEPLEPGYGTTFGNSLRRMLLSSLDGAAVTSIQIDGVLHEFSTIPGVRDDVTSIVLALKQLCISMQGSEPHTIRIEAVGEREVTAADIECGSDIEILNPDLHIATLNATGKLKIEMTVERGRGYVPADKNKKSDDSIGVIPIDSIFSPVQRVNYTVEDTRVGNVTDYDRLILDVWTNGSIRPEEAVSKAAAILVMHLRLFQNMDGNVVEEEEEVPNFPPEEIDDSAKVLEMTIDDLDLSVRSFNCLKRAGINTVADLAQKTEDDMMKVRNLGRKSLDEVKKKLEELGLSLRQENE, from the coding sequence ATGACAGATATCGAGAAACCGAAAATCGAGATCGCAGAGATCAGCGAGGACGGACGCTATGGGCGGTTCATCTGCGAGCCGCTCGAACCGGGCTACGGTACGACGTTCGGCAACAGTCTGCGGCGTATGCTGCTCTCGTCTCTCGACGGAGCAGCGGTCACCTCCATTCAGATCGACGGCGTGCTGCATGAGTTCTCCACGATTCCCGGCGTACGGGATGATGTGACGAGCATTGTGTTGGCACTCAAGCAGCTCTGCATTTCTATGCAGGGGTCGGAGCCGCACACCATTCGCATTGAGGCGGTTGGGGAGCGTGAGGTCACAGCAGCCGACATCGAATGCGGCAGCGACATCGAGATCCTGAATCCGGATCTTCACATCGCAACGCTGAACGCGACGGGCAAACTCAAGATCGAGATGACCGTCGAGCGCGGACGCGGCTATGTTCCGGCGGATAAGAACAAGAAGTCGGATGACTCCATCGGTGTCATCCCCATCGACTCCATCTTCTCCCCTGTGCAGCGCGTCAACTACACCGTCGAGGATACGCGTGTCGGCAACGTCACCGACTATGACCGCCTCATCCTCGACGTGTGGACGAACGGCTCCATCCGTCCGGAGGAGGCCGTGAGCAAGGCGGCGGCGATCCTCGTTATGCATCTGCGTCTGTTTCAGAACATGGACGGCAATGTGGTTGAGGAGGAGGAGGAAGTTCCCAACTTCCCGCCCGAGGAGATCGACGACAGTGCGAAGGTGCTGGAAATGACCATCGACGATCTGGATCTTTCCGTCCGTTCCTTCAACTGCCTCAAGCGTGCCGGCATCAACACCGTTGCGGATCTCGCGCAGAAGACCGAGGACGATATGATGAAGGTGCGCAATCTCGGACGCAAGTCTCTGGACGAAGTGAAGAAAAAACTTGAGGAGCTTGGACTCTCCTTGAGACAGGAAAACGAATAA
- the metK gene encoding methionine adenosyltransferase, translated as MKKMLFTSESVTEGHPDKLADQISDSILDAILAQDPQGRVACETLVTTGQAHVVGEISTTCYVDIPKIIRQTVREVGYTNASYGFDADTCGILVSLDEQSPDIAQGVNQAIESREGKMDAAEAIGAGDQGMMFGYATNETPEYMPLTTVLAHKLARRLTDVRKSGELKYLRPDGKTQVTVAYEDGRPVYVDTIVISTQHDEAVDLETIRKDMIEKIIKEIVPAELLRAETKYFVNPTGKFVIGGPHGDSGLTGRKIIVDTYGGWARHGGGAFSGKDPTKVDRSAAYAARYVAKNIVAAGLADRVEIQLAYAIGVAHPVSIMVDTFGTGKIDEEKIVALVQKTFDLRPAGIIKMLDLRRPIYRQTAAYGHFGRTDVDLPWEKTDKAELLKKEAGL; from the coding sequence ATGAAGAAGATGCTCTTTACATCCGAGTCTGTCACCGAGGGTCATCCCGACAAACTCGCCGATCAGATCTCGGACAGCATTCTCGACGCCATCCTCGCGCAGGATCCGCAGGGGCGTGTTGCGTGTGAGACCCTCGTTACGACGGGACAGGCGCACGTCGTCGGTGAGATCTCGACCACCTGCTATGTCGATATTCCGAAGATCATCCGCCAGACGGTGCGTGAGGTCGGTTATACGAACGCCAGCTACGGCTTCGATGCCGACACCTGCGGCATTCTCGTCTCGCTTGACGAGCAGTCGCCTGACATCGCGCAGGGGGTCAATCAGGCGATTGAGTCGCGCGAAGGCAAGATGGACGCTGCAGAGGCGATTGGTGCGGGCGATCAGGGCATGATGTTCGGCTATGCGACGAACGAAACGCCCGAGTATATGCCGCTCACAACTGTTCTCGCGCATAAGCTCGCACGCCGTCTCACAGACGTACGCAAGAGCGGTGAGCTGAAGTATCTGCGCCCCGACGGCAAGACGCAGGTTACAGTGGCGTATGAGGACGGCAGGCCCGTCTACGTCGATACCATCGTTATTTCCACGCAGCACGACGAGGCGGTTGATCTTGAGACCATCCGCAAGGATATGATCGAAAAGATCATCAAGGAGATCGTTCCGGCGGAGCTGCTGCGTGCGGAAACAAAGTATTTCGTCAACCCGACGGGCAAGTTCGTCATTGGCGGCCCGCACGGCGACTCGGGGCTCACGGGGCGCAAGATCATTGTCGATACCTACGGCGGATGGGCGCGTCACGGCGGCGGTGCGTTCTCGGGCAAGGATCCCACGAAGGTTGACCGCAGCGCGGCGTATGCGGCGCGCTATGTCGCAAAGAACATCGTTGCGGCGGGGCTTGCGGATCGTGTGGAGATTCAGCTTGCGTATGCCATCGGTGTTGCACATCCCGTCTCCATCATGGTCGACACGTTCGGTACGGGCAAGATCGACGAGGAGAAGATCGTCGCGCTTGTTCAGAAGACGTTTGATCTGCGTCCTGCGGGCATCATCAAGATGCTGGATCTCCGCCGTCCCATCTATCGCCAGACGGCGGCGTACGGACATTTCGGCCGCACGGATGTCGATCTGCCATGGGAAAAGACGGACAAGGCGGAGCTGCTGAAGAAAGAAGCAGGGCTGTAA
- the rplQ gene encoding 50S ribosomal protein L17, translated as MRKLGRNSAARKALLRSILTSFFKYGRIETTEAKAKELRSLADGLITLAKRGDLSARRQAIAALAEEDVVRKLFGEIAEKYTDKKSGYTRILKLGPRRGDAAPMAIIELV; from the coding sequence ATGAGAAAGCTCGGACGCAATTCCGCGGCCCGCAAGGCTCTCCTCAGGAGCATCCTCACATCCTTCTTCAAGTACGGACGCATTGAGACGACCGAGGCAAAGGCAAAGGAGCTCCGCTCCCTCGCCGACGGTCTTATCACGCTCGCCAAGCGCGGCGACCTCAGTGCACGTCGTCAGGCGATTGCAGCTCTGGCGGAGGAGGATGTTGTACGCAAGCTCTTCGGCGAAATCGCAGAGAAGTACACAGACAAAAAGAGCGGCTACACCCGCATCTTGAAGCTCGGCCCCCGTCGCGGCGACGCTGCCCCGATGGCAATCATTGAGCTTGTCTGA
- the rpsD gene encoding 30S ribosomal protein S4 → MAIDRVPVLKRCRALGLEPATLGRSRQSTRQLRRTNRKVSEYGLQLKEKQKAKFIYGVLERQFRGYYDKAKKMPGVTGENLLSLLERRLDNVVFRLGLANTRRQARQLVRHGHFTVNGKRVDIPSALVREGDVIEVAEKSRASAFFKELKESSNALSAPAWLTADQANLTGTVTRFPHREEIDVPVNEQAIVELYSK, encoded by the coding sequence ATGGCAATTGATAGAGTACCAGTCTTGAAGCGCTGCCGTGCCCTCGGTCTTGAGCCGGCCACCCTTGGCCGCTCGCGCCAGTCGACGCGTCAGCTTCGCCGTACGAACCGCAAGGTGTCCGAGTACGGACTCCAGCTCAAGGAAAAGCAGAAGGCAAAGTTCATCTACGGTGTCCTTGAGCGTCAGTTCCGCGGCTACTATGACAAGGCGAAGAAGATGCCGGGCGTCACGGGTGAGAACCTGTTGAGCCTCCTTGAGCGTCGTCTTGACAACGTCGTCTTCCGTCTCGGACTTGCGAACACGCGCCGTCAGGCACGCCAGCTCGTCCGTCACGGTCATTTCACCGTGAACGGCAAGCGCGTTGACATCCCCTCCGCACTCGTCCGTGAGGGCGATGTGATCGAGGTCGCCGAGAAGAGCCGCGCGAGCGCGTTCTTCAAGGAGCTCAAGGAGAGCAGCAATGCCCTTTCCGCTCCCGCATGGCTGACCGCCGATCAGGCAAATCTGACGGGTACGGTGACGCGTTTCCCCCATCGTGAGGAAATCGACGTACCGGTCAACGAACAGGCCATCGTCGAACTCTACTCCAAATAA
- the dapF gene encoding diaminopimelate epimerase: MKFTKWQGCGNDFVVVDFLDKEPMDFAALAVKMCDRHFGIGADGLMVVCPSEMADVRMREFNPDGTEPEMCGNGIRCFARYLYDYGRMKTQQFTIETLAGTMVPRIITQDGAVTAVEVDMGVPVLEGEKIPVAGFGAERVVAQPLTVDGTEYQMTCVSMGNPHCVIFVDDVEGFPLSELGAQFENHPAFPRKINTEFVEVRSRKHARMRVWERGAGITLACGTGTCATLTAGVLNDVLDRAADIEVDGGVIHVEWRADGHILMTGPAEPVFTGEWQGAL, from the coding sequence ATGAAGTTTACAAAGTGGCAGGGCTGCGGCAACGATTTCGTGGTAGTGGATTTCCTAGATAAAGAGCCGATGGACTTTGCGGCACTCGCGGTGAAGATGTGCGATCGGCATTTCGGCATTGGTGCGGATGGACTGATGGTGGTTTGTCCCTCGGAGATGGCGGATGTGCGGATGCGCGAGTTTAACCCCGACGGGACGGAGCCGGAGATGTGCGGGAATGGCATTCGCTGTTTCGCGCGGTATCTCTATGACTACGGGCGCATGAAAACACAGCAGTTCACGATTGAGACGCTGGCGGGGACGATGGTGCCGCGCATCATCACGCAGGACGGTGCGGTGACGGCGGTCGAGGTGGATATGGGCGTGCCTGTACTCGAAGGGGAGAAAATACCCGTAGCGGGCTTCGGCGCAGAGCGCGTGGTGGCACAGCCGCTTACGGTGGATGGTACGGAGTACCAGATGACGTGCGTCTCGATGGGCAATCCCCATTGCGTGATCTTTGTGGACGATGTAGAGGGCTTCCCTCTTTCGGAACTGGGGGCGCAGTTCGAGAACCATCCCGCATTTCCGCGTAAGATCAATACGGAGTTCGTCGAGGTGAGGAGCCGCAAACACGCGCGTATGCGCGTTTGGGAACGCGGTGCGGGGATCACGCTCGCGTGCGGCACGGGGACGTGTGCGACGCTGACGGCGGGCGTGCTGAACGATGTGCTCGACCGTGCGGCGGACATCGAAGTTGATGGCGGCGTGATTCATGTGGAGTGGCGTGCGGATGGGCATATCCTTATGACAGGTCCCGCTGAGCCGGTGTTCACGGGCGAATGGCAGGGGGCGCTATGA